The Coffea arabica cultivar ET-39 chromosome 1e, Coffea Arabica ET-39 HiFi, whole genome shotgun sequence genome has a window encoding:
- the LOC113743540 gene encoding exopolygalacturonase, whose translation MALREIKALYLVLASAALLLCNKGECSSFGARRGLAAAVETVFDVTKFGARPDGRTDGSLQMIRAWNAACKSGAPAKLVFPPGKFVAGEVVFQGPCTTTTPITIEIQGTILSSTDLSVFTQGVWISIENVNGVIVTGGGTLDGRGASAWEYAGGDGAGLLPVSLQMLKVQNGVIQNINLLNSKGFHSKVTWSANITVSDLTITAPADSPNTDGLHISSSQNVNVTNLTIATGDDCISVGEGNTNIAISKVTCGPGHGISIGSLGKRPAEKDVNGVTVTNCTLTGTTNGARIKTYHASPPMRASGIVYEDIIMNGVRNPIIIDQHYNSGKKDQPSRVQITDVHFRNIRGTSASPVAVNLDCSQAVPCQGVELADIDLAPAPGVAAISSACINTKPTLGGKLTLGQGGCQQ comes from the exons ATGGCTCTGAGAGAGATCAAGGCGTTGTATCTAGTGTTGGCTTCAGCGGCCTTGCTCTTGTGTAACAAGGGAGAATGTAGCTCTTTTGGAGCCCGTCGTGGCCTAGCAGCTGCCGTTGAGACAGTTTTTGATGTTACCAAGTTCGGGGCAAGGCCCGATGGCAGAACTGATGGCTCCCTG CAAATGATCAGGGCATGGAATGCTGCGTGCAAATCAGGAGCACCGGCGAAGCTTGTTTTTCCTCCGGGCAAATTTGTGGCAGGGGAGGTAGTCTTCCAggggccatgcaccaccacaaCGCCCATAACCATTGAAATCCAAGGAACCATTTTATCGAGCACCGATCTTAGCGTGTTCACTCAGGGAGTATGGATATCTATCGAAAATGTGAATGGGGTCATAGTCACCGGTGGAGGTACTCTTGACGGCCGAGGGGCCTCGGCCTGGGAATATGCAGGCGGAGATGGTGCTGGTCTTCTTCCAGTT TCTCTTCAAATGTTGAAGGTACAAAATGGTGTTATCCAAAATATCAACCTGCTTAACAGTAAAGGCTTCCACAGCAAGGTCACCTGGAGTGCCAACATCACCGTGTCGGACCTCACCATAACAGCCCCTGCAGATAGCCCCAATACTGATGGCCTCCACATTAGCAGCTCTCAAAATGTGAATGTCACGAACCTTACCATAGCAACAGGAGACGACTGTATCTCCGTGGGCGAAGGCAACACCAACATTGCCATCTCCAAGGTTACTTGTGGCCCAGGACATGGCATCAG CATTGGAAGCTTGGGGAAGCGCCCGGCGGAAAAAGACGTGAACGGGGTAACCGTAACAAACTGTACATTGACAGGCACAACCAATGGCGCAAGGATTAAAACCTACCATGCATCTCCCCCGATGCGTGCTTCTGGTATCGTTTATGAGGACATAATAATGAACGGCGTCAGAAATCCAATCATCATTGATCAGCATTACAATTCCGGGAAAAAGGACCAG CCGTCGAGGGTGCAAATCACCGATGTTCACTTCCGGAATATCAGGGGAACCTCCGCATCACCAGTTGCAGTTAATCTGGACTGCAGCCAGGCAGTCCCGTGCCAAGGCGTTGAGTTGGCCGATATTGATTTAGCTCCAGCTCCGGGAGTGGCTGCTATTTCATCTGCCTGCATCAACACCAAACCAACTTTGGGAGGCAAGCTCACCTTGGGTCAAGGTGGTTGTCAGCAGTAA